The nucleotide window TAACTATTGCACCTGCTACCGCCATCCAGCTGCCCCCCGGAACAGGGCCCCCAGAACAGCCAAAAACTGTTTTCCCCTGTGTTTAAAGCCCTGAAGCGTCTTGCCATGCCCCTGATGCACAAAGTTTGTGTCCACTTCCTTGACCACATAACCGCGTTTCAGCGCCCGAACCGTCAGCTCCGTCTCCAGTCCAAACCCGCCTGTTCCCGGCAGACAGCGTTCCAAGACTTCTCTTTTGGCAGCCCGCTGACCGGAAAGCGGCGCCTGAAGCCTCTGTCCAGTTAAAATGAGAATGCCGTAACTGGCCAATGACCGCACCAGTCCGAAGCCGCCGCCAGCGGAATGAATGAATTTGCCAATCACCATATCGCAACCACCACTGACAATCGGAACAAGTAATTTTGCCGCCTCCCGGGCGTGACGTCCCATGTCGCCGTCGATTAAAAGTATCACATCGCCAGTGGCCCGGGCCAGCCCGCTGCAAACAGCCGCTGTTTTGCCCCAATTGCGCCGATGACGTATCAGGGCTACCCCCTTTCCCTGTACCTTCGTTGCGGTATCGTCAGTACTGCAATCAT belongs to Bacillota bacterium and includes:
- a CDS encoding glycosyltransferase family 2 protein, yielding MRISVIVPAYNESEKITVTVSALKSTLPAAQVIVVDDCSTDDTATKVQGKGVALIRHRRNWGKTAAVCSGLARATGDVILLIDGDMGRHAREAAKLLVPIVSGGCDMVIGKFIHSAGGGFGLVRSLASYGILILTGQRLQAPLSGQRAAKREVLERCLPGTGGFGLETELTVRALKRGYVVKEVDTNFVHQGHGKTLQGFKHRGKQFLAVLGALFRGAAGWR